In the Malaya genurostris strain Urasoe2022 chromosome 1, Malgen_1.1, whole genome shotgun sequence genome, one interval contains:
- the LOC131437835 gene encoding hydroxysteroid dehydrogenase-like protein 2 isoform X1, whose product MINTGKLAGRTIFITGASRGIGKAIALKAAQDGANIVVAAKTAEPHPKLPGTIYTAAAEIEAVGGKALPCIVDVRDEATVKTAVKNAVEKFGGIDILINNASAISLTPTEQTDMKRYDLMHTINTRGTFLVSKECIPYLKKSNHAHILNISPPLNLNPIWFSNHVAYTMAKYGMSMCVLGMAHEFKGDNIAVNALWPRTSIYTAAMEMLTGKDSDQFSRKPEIMSDAAYAILCKEPKNVSGNFFIDDEVLKAEGVTDMRQYACFPENADKLMPDFFLDVGPEKLLEFAAEGSHAAALKKDAPGKIEGLFQKIESLLSEEIVSKTRAIYEFNVKGEEAGVWFADLKNGTGKVGKGKPPIDADATLTMDSKHFFDMFSGKLKPASAFMTGKLKIKGDLQKAMKLEKLMGGLKSKL is encoded by the exons ATGATAAATACAGG GAAACTAGCTGGCCGGACCATCTTTATTACTGGCGCATCACGAGGAATAGGAAAGGCAATCGCGCTGAAGGCTGCTCAAGATGGGGCTAATATTGTAGTGGCTGCCAAAACCGCTGAACCTCACCCGAAATTACCAGGAACGATATATACTGCTGCAGCTGAAA TTGAAGCTGTCGGTGGAAAGGCACTACCCTGCATCGTTGATGTGCGCGATGAAGCTACTGTTAAAACGGCGGTCAAGAATGCAgtggaaaagtttggtggaattGATATCTTGATCAATAATGCAAGTGCTATTTCGCTAACGCCAACTGAACAAACCGACATGAAACGTTACGATCTGATGCATACCATCAACACCAGAGGCACTTTTCTAGT TTCCAAAGAATGCATTCCCTACCTCAAGAAGAGCAATCATGCTCACATCCTGAACATTTCGCCTCCCCTCAACTTGAATCCCATTTGGTTCAGCAATCACGTGGCATATACCATGGCAAAGTACGGCATGTCAATGTGTGTACTAGGTATGGCTCACGAGTTCAAAGGCGACAATATTGCGGTTAATGCGCTGTGGCCGCGAACCTCTATCTACACTGCCGCCATGGAAATGTTGACTGGGAAGGACAGTGATCAGTTCTCTAGGAAACCGGAAATCATGAGCGATGCTGCATATGCGATTCTATGCAAGGAACCGAAAAACGTGTCTGGCAACTTCTTTATCGATGATGAAGTTCTTAAGGCTGAAGGAGTGACTGATATGAGGCAGTACGCATGCTTTCCAGAAAATGCGGATAAACTCATGCCGGACTTCTTCCTGGATGTTGGACCAGAGAAGCTGCTAGAATTTGCTGCTGAAGGAAGTCATGCTGCTGCGCTTAAAAAAGATGCCCCCGGTAAAATTGAAGGCCTTTTCCAGAAAATCGAATCCTTGCTTAGTGAAGAAATTGTCAGCAAAACACGAGCAATTTATGAATTCAACGTAAAGGGAGAAGAAGCTGGAGTTTGGTTTGCCGATTTGAAAAACGGAACCGGAAAAGTTGGTAAAGGCAAACCACCGATAGATGCAGATGCTACACTCACGATGGattccaagcatttctttgataTGTTCAGCGGAAAACTGAAGCCTGCCAGTGCTTTCATGACTGGAAAGTTGAAAATTAAGGGTGATTTGCAGAAGGCGATGAAACTAGAGAAATTGATGGGGGGCTTGAAGTCAAAATTGTAG
- the LOC131437835 gene encoding hydroxysteroid dehydrogenase-like protein 2 isoform X2 produces the protein MKNTGKLAGRTIFITGASRGIGKAIALKAAQDGANIVVAAKTAEPHPKLPGTIYTAAAEIEAVGGKALPCIVDVRDEATVKTAVKNAVEKFGGIDILINNASAISLTPTEQTDMKRYDLMHTINTRGTFLVSKECIPYLKKSNHAHILNISPPLNLNPIWFSNHVAYTMAKYGMSMCVLGMAHEFKGDNIAVNALWPRTSIYTAAMEMLTGKDSDQFSRKPEIMSDAAYAILCKEPKNVSGNFFIDDEVLKAEGVTDMRQYACFPENADKLMPDFFLDVGPEKLLEFAAEGSHAAALKKDAPGKIEGLFQKIESLLSEEIVSKTRAIYEFNVKGEEAGVWFADLKNGTGKVGKGKPPIDADATLTMDSKHFFDMFSGKLKPASAFMTGKLKIKGDLQKAMKLEKLMGGLKSKL, from the exons ATGAAAAATACAGG GAAACTAGCTGGCCGGACCATCTTTATTACTGGCGCATCACGAGGAATAGGAAAGGCAATCGCGCTGAAGGCTGCTCAAGATGGGGCTAATATTGTAGTGGCTGCCAAAACCGCTGAACCTCACCCGAAATTACCAGGAACGATATATACTGCTGCAGCTGAAA TTGAAGCTGTCGGTGGAAAGGCACTACCCTGCATCGTTGATGTGCGCGATGAAGCTACTGTTAAAACGGCGGTCAAGAATGCAgtggaaaagtttggtggaattGATATCTTGATCAATAATGCAAGTGCTATTTCGCTAACGCCAACTGAACAAACCGACATGAAACGTTACGATCTGATGCATACCATCAACACCAGAGGCACTTTTCTAGT TTCCAAAGAATGCATTCCCTACCTCAAGAAGAGCAATCATGCTCACATCCTGAACATTTCGCCTCCCCTCAACTTGAATCCCATTTGGTTCAGCAATCACGTGGCATATACCATGGCAAAGTACGGCATGTCAATGTGTGTACTAGGTATGGCTCACGAGTTCAAAGGCGACAATATTGCGGTTAATGCGCTGTGGCCGCGAACCTCTATCTACACTGCCGCCATGGAAATGTTGACTGGGAAGGACAGTGATCAGTTCTCTAGGAAACCGGAAATCATGAGCGATGCTGCATATGCGATTCTATGCAAGGAACCGAAAAACGTGTCTGGCAACTTCTTTATCGATGATGAAGTTCTTAAGGCTGAAGGAGTGACTGATATGAGGCAGTACGCATGCTTTCCAGAAAATGCGGATAAACTCATGCCGGACTTCTTCCTGGATGTTGGACCAGAGAAGCTGCTAGAATTTGCTGCTGAAGGAAGTCATGCTGCTGCGCTTAAAAAAGATGCCCCCGGTAAAATTGAAGGCCTTTTCCAGAAAATCGAATCCTTGCTTAGTGAAGAAATTGTCAGCAAAACACGAGCAATTTATGAATTCAACGTAAAGGGAGAAGAAGCTGGAGTTTGGTTTGCCGATTTGAAAAACGGAACCGGAAAAGTTGGTAAAGGCAAACCACCGATAGATGCAGATGCTACACTCACGATGGattccaagcatttctttgataTGTTCAGCGGAAAACTGAAGCCTGCCAGTGCTTTCATGACTGGAAAGTTGAAAATTAAGGGTGATTTGCAGAAGGCGATGAAACTAGAGAAATTGATGGGGGGCTTGAAGTCAAAATTGTAG